The stretch of DNA GCGAGTCGAAAAAGAGCAAAAAGCCCAGCACATCGCGAAAGGGTTGGGTAAAGGTGTTCAGGGCGTAGCTCACCCGCGCCAGCAGGTTGCGATCGACCACCAGAATGTCGTTTTCCTGGAGCGGAATGTTCTGGCTCAAGTCGCCGCTGACCGCCGCCGCCGCATCCACCACAATCGTGTCGGCGGTGCCGGTTTCGGGGTTAAACCGCAGCACCGCAATCCGGTTGTAGGCAGCCACATCGGGGTTGACCCCCGCCACCGCCAGAGCGTCCAAAAAGCGGCTGCCGTTGCGCAGGTTGATCGCACCGAAGCGCGCCTCCAGCCCCCTGGCCCCCGAGGCGCGGTTGAGCACCCGCACGGTGATTTCGGGCCGGGCCAGGGTAGAGGTGGCCACCAGGTCGCGATCGTAGCTCTCCGCGTCCTCCGGGGCCAGGCGGGGCACGGTGATCACATCGCCGTCCTGGAGCTGCACCTGGGGAATGGGTTGCCCCTGCCGCAGCGGGGTAAACAGATCGACCCGGCGCGACAGCTGTGAGCCGTCCACCAGGGGGCGATCGACCTGCACCAGGCGCAGGTCGGCCAGGGTGGTAGCTCCCCCCGCCGTCAGCAGCGCCACCGACAGCTGGGGCGATTGCAGCGGGTACAGCCCAGGGCGCGGCACCTCCCCCACCACGGTGACTTCCACCGGGCGCTGGGCGGTCAAAATCAGCGACACATCCGGGTTGACCACGTACTGATCGTAGACCCGGTACAGCGTATCGCGGGCCTGGTTGAGGGTCAGCCCGCTGAGGTTGAGGGTGCCCGCCAGGGGCACCACCACATTGCCCTGAATATCGAGGGTGGCCGGAAAACTCAGATCGGGAAACCGCTGGACCCCCACAAAAATACTGTCCCCCGGACCCAGGCGGTAGCTGTCAAACCCGGCCAGGGGGTCCGGGGTATCGGCTTCCAGTGGCAGAGGGCCGGGCCGGGGCAGGGCGGGAGGCGGGGTCTGGGGCGTTGTCAGGGGCAGGGTATCCTGGGCCCAGGCCATGGCTGGCCAGAGCCCGGCGACGCAAAGGACCAGCCCCAGCCGACGAGCGGTGCTTCCCATCCAGACCCAGCCCAGGCCGCGATTCCCGCAGGGATACTCGTTCCGAGTCGGTTCCCGTACGCTTCGCGCATCGTCCCAGCCAGCCCCCCAGTCAGCATTTAAACCACTCAAAACCATAGCCTCAGCGGCAGGTGTTTCCTGCTCCAGGTAACCCACCCATATTGCCCCATTTTTCCGGCAACGGGACAGATCCGGCAATGGGACAGAGCCACCGAGATTGCGAAAAACTTAGCAATCTGAAAATCTCAGGTAGGCGTGGGTCAGCCACCGGCCTGGTTAGGACAATCCGTCACAGCTTGGCCCGAATGGTGAACGAGTAATCGCCGCCGGGTTCGAGCTGGTAGTCACAGCGCTCCAGGAACCGGCTGAGGGGTTCACAGATCAGCGCCCGCCCCAGGGAGGGTTCCACCCGCAGCTGGCCCTGGCGAAAGCGCCACTGGAACTGCCACTCGTAGGTGCTGGCCCGCACCTCTCCTTCGATGCGGCCCTGACTCCACGACTGGTGGGTAATGCGAACGTAGGCGGTGGTTTCAGAGGGGCGACGGGTCACAGCGGTAGGCAACACACAATGGACGGTGGGCAAGAGGGAGTCGGAAATGGCCCTCACAGGTAAGATAACCGTAGCCTAGGCCTTGGTCTACCCGAAAGTTGTGGGCAGCGATACGCCCCAGGGGGCGAAATGCCGGGGTGAACGGGGCAATTTCGAGGCGGTGCTGTTTAACCCTAGACGAAAAAACGGTAGCCTAGGGAGAAGGTAAACTCCGATCCCCAGCGGCGTGTTCGGCATCCTGTCGGGTGTAGGGCACGTTTTGTTTACCGCATTTTCACCGATTGTAAGGTTGGACCCTGCCTGTGCCCAAGGTTGGCATTATCTATAACGACGTTAAGCCCGTGGCCTGTCAGGCCGCTCTCGAATGGGAGGAAAAGCTGGCCCGCCTGGGTTATACCGTCAGCTTGGCCACCGGCATGGGCGGCATTTTGGGCTACTCCCAGCCCGATCGCCCCGTTTGCCACACGCCCCTCGACAGTCTAGTACCGCCCCACTTTGACGCGGACATGAGCTTTGCGGTGGTGCTGGGGGGCGACGGCACGGTGCTGTCGGCCTTTCGTCAGCTGGCTCCCATCGGCGTACCGCTGCTGACGGTGAACACGGGCCACATGGGCTTTTTGACCGAGGCCTATATGAATCAGCTACCCCAGGCGATGGATCAGGTGCTGGCGGGCGACTACGAAGTTGAAGAGCGGGGCATGCTGGCGGTGCGGCTGCTGCACGGCTCTGACCTGGTGTGGGAAGCGCTCTGCCTGAATGAAATGGTGCTCCACCGGGAGCCACTCACCAGCATGTGCCACTTTGAGGTGGCGATCGGCTGCCACGCCCCGGTCGATATTGCCGCCGACGGCATTATTGTGTCTACGCCGACGGGCTCTACGGCCTATTCGCTGTCGGCGGGGGGGCCAGTGATTGCTCCGGGGGTCTCGGTGACCCAGCTAATTCCCATCTGCCCCCACTCCCTGGCCTCGCGGGGGCTGGTGTTCCCCGATCGCGAGCAGGTCACCATCCACTCCGCCAACCCCGACAAGCTGGTGCTAATCGTAGACGGCAACGCCGGCTGCTACGTCATGCCCAAAGACCGGGTCAGCACCTGCCGTGCCCCCTATCCGGCCCGGTTTATTCGCCTCCGGTCGCCGGAGTTCTTCACCGTACTGCGGGAGAAGCTGGGCTGGGGACTGCCCCACATTGCCAAGCCGACCTCGGTGGAGCTGCCCTAGGGGTTTGGGGGTGGATGGGTGGATGAGTCCCTGTAGGGTGGGCAGTGCCCACCATTGGGGAGAAAGGTTTTCAGAAGTCACTTTAATTCTGTGGTGGTCGTGGCTAAAGTCCTACCAACCAGGCAAGTTGTA from Leptolyngbya sp. KIOST-1 encodes:
- a CDS encoding polysaccharide biosynthesis/export family protein, translating into MGSTARRLGLVLCVAGLWPAMAWAQDTLPLTTPQTPPPALPRPGPLPLEADTPDPLAGFDSYRLGPGDSIFVGVQRFPDLSFPATLDIQGNVVVPLAGTLNLSGLTLNQARDTLYRVYDQYVVNPDVSLILTAQRPVEVTVVGEVPRPGLYPLQSPQLSVALLTAGGATTLADLRLVQVDRPLVDGSQLSRRVDLFTPLRQGQPIPQVQLQDGDVITVPRLAPEDAESYDRDLVATSTLARPEITVRVLNRASGARGLEARFGAINLRNGSRFLDALAVAGVNPDVAAYNRIAVLRFNPETGTADTIVVDAAAAVSGDLSQNIPLQENDILVVDRNLLARVSYALNTFTQPFRDVLGFLLFFDSLTNAADSLFRP
- a CDS encoding DUF3146 family protein, translating into MTRRPSETTAYVRITHQSWSQGRIEGEVRASTYEWQFQWRFRQGQLRVEPSLGRALICEPLSRFLERCDYQLEPGGDYSFTIRAKL
- a CDS encoding NAD(+) kinase, whose protein sequence is MPKVGIIYNDVKPVACQAALEWEEKLARLGYTVSLATGMGGILGYSQPDRPVCHTPLDSLVPPHFDADMSFAVVLGGDGTVLSAFRQLAPIGVPLLTVNTGHMGFLTEAYMNQLPQAMDQVLAGDYEVEERGMLAVRLLHGSDLVWEALCLNEMVLHREPLTSMCHFEVAIGCHAPVDIAADGIIVSTPTGSTAYSLSAGGPVIAPGVSVTQLIPICPHSLASRGLVFPDREQVTIHSANPDKLVLIVDGNAGCYVMPKDRVSTCRAPYPARFIRLRSPEFFTVLREKLGWGLPHIAKPTSVELP